The proteins below come from a single Caloenas nicobarica isolate bCalNic1 chromosome 23, bCalNic1.hap1, whole genome shotgun sequence genomic window:
- the LOC135997639 gene encoding xylan 1,4-beta-xylosidase-like isoform X2, with protein sequence MPRRAGPGAAGPGLAGLRAAAVLLCAVLGPACPQPFPFRDPTLPWPRRLDDLLGRLSPAELVLQVARGGTMGNGPAPPIPRLGIGPYNWNTECLRGDAEAPGWATAFPQALGLAAAFSPELVYRVANATATEVRAKHNDFTAAGRYDDHTGLSCFSPVLNIMRHPLWGRNQETYGEDPFLSGELARSFVQGLQGQHPRYIKASAGCKHFSVHGGPENIPVSRLSFDAKVLEQDWRTTFLPQFQACVRAGSYSFMCSYNRINGVPACANKKLLTDILRGEWGFEGYVVSDEGALELIMLGHHYTRTFLETAVASMNAGCNLELSYGMRNNVFMHIPQALAMGNITLQMLRDRVRPLFYTRMRLGEFDPPAMNPYSTLDLSVVQSPEHRSLSLEAAVKSFVLLKNVRGTLPLRARDLRGQRLAVVGPFADNPRVLFGDYAPVPEPQYIYTPRRGLETLAANVSVAAGCREPQCQRYSRADVVGAAGAADVVVVCLGTDVETEGKDRSDLSLPGHQLELLQDAVQAAAGRPVILLLFNAGPLDVSWAQAHEGVGAILACFFPAQATGLAIARVLLGEAGANPAGRLPATWPAGMQQVPPMENYTMEGRTYRYYGQEAPLYPFGYGLSYTTFQYRDLVLSPPALPICANLSVSVVLQNTGQRHGEEVVQLYLRWEQSSVPVPRWQLVAFRRVAVPAGQETKLFFQVTAEQRAVWAQGWHLEPGAFTLFAGGQQPGQQTRVPLEVLSARFSVTGAARPLRRC encoded by the exons ATGCCGCGCCGAGCcgggccgggagcggcgggaccggggctggcggggctccGGGCCGCCGCCGTGCTGCTGTGCGCGGTGCTGGGACCCGCCTGCCCGCAGCCCTTCCCGTTCCGGGACCCGACGCTGCCCTGGCCCCGCCGCCTGGACGACCTGCTGGGCCGGCTGAGCCCCGCCgagctggtgctgcag GTGGCGAGGGGGGGGACGATGGGGAacggccccgcgccccccatCCCGCGGCTGGGGATCGGGCCCTACAACTGGAACACCGAGTGCCTGCGGGGCGACGCGGAGGCTCCCGGCTGGGCCACGGCTTTTCCCCAGGCACTGGGGCTCGCCGCCGCCTTCAG CCCTGAGCTCGTTTACCGGGTGGCCAACGCCACCGCCACCGAGGTGCGAGCCAAGCACAACGACTTCACCGCCGCCGGCCGCTACGATGACCACACAGGGCTCAGCTGCTTCAGCCCCGTCCTGAACATCATGAGGCACCCGCTGTGGGGCAGGAACCAG GAGACGTACGGGGAGGACCCGTTCCTGAGCGGGGAGCTGGCCCGCAGCTTcgtgcaggggctgcagggccagcaccctcGCTACATCAAGGCCAGCGCCGGCTGCAAGCACTTCAGCGTGCATGGGGGCCCCGAGAACATCCCTGTCTCCAGGCTCAGCTTTGATGCCAAG gtgctggagcaggactgGCGCACAACCTTCCTGCCCCAGTTCCAGGCGTGCGTGCGCGCCGGCTCCTACAGCTTCATGTGCAGCTACAACAG GATCAACGGTGTTCCTGCCTGCGCCAACAAGAAGCTGCTGACGGACATCCTGCGCGGCGAGTGGGGGTTTGAGGGTTACGTGGTGAGCGACGAGGGGGCCCTGGAGCTCATCATGCTGGGGCACCACTACACGCGCACCTTCCTGGAGACGGCGGTCG CCTCCATGAATGCCGGCTGCAACCTGGAGCTCTCCTACGGCATGAGGAACAACGTCTTCATGCACATCCCCCAGGCTCTGGCCATGGGCAACATCACGCTGCAG ATGCTGCGCGACCGGGTCCGGCCCCTCTTCTACACACGGATGCGTCTGGGGGAGTTTGACCCCCCAGCTATGAACCCCTACAGCACCCTGGACCTGAGCGTTGTGCAGAGCCCCGAACATCGCAGCCTCTCACTGGAAGCTGCTGTCAAgagctttgtgctgctgaagAACGTGCGGGGGACGCTGCCTCTCCGGGCCCGAGACCTGCGCGGCCAGCGCCTCGCG GTGGTGGGTCCCTTCGCTGACAACCCCCGGGTGCTGTTTGGGGACTATGCGCCAGTGCCAGAGCCGCAGTACATCTACACTCCCCG gagggggcTGGAGACACTGGCAGCCAACGTCAGCGTGGCGGCGGGCTGCCGGGAGCCACAGTGCCAGCGGTACTCGCGGGCAGACGTggtgggggcggcgggggcagccGATGTGGTGGTggtctgcctggggacag ATGTGGAGACCGAGGGGAAGGACCGGAGCGACCTGTCCCTGCCAGGCcaccagctggagctgctgcaggatgcGGTGCAGGCAG CCGCCGGGCGCCCCgtcatcctgctgctgttcaaCGCGGGGCCCCTGGACGTGAGCTGGGCACAGGCGCACGAGGGCGTGGGGGCCATCCTGGCGTGCTTCTTCCCTGCGCAGGCCACCGGCCTCGCCATCgccagggtgctgctgggtgaggcAGGGGCCAACCCGGCTGGCAGGCTGCCGGCCACGTGGCCCGCGGGCATGCAGCAG GTGCCACCGATGGAGAACTACACCATGGAGGGGCGGACGTACCGGTACTATGGGCAGGAGGCCCCGCTGTACCCCTTTGGGTACGGGCTGTCCTACACCACCTTCCAGTACCGGGACCTGGTGCTGAGCCCCCCGGCGCTGCCCATCTGTGCCAACCTCTCCGTGTCCGTGGTGCTGCAGAACACGGGGCAGCGGCATGGCGAGGAG GTGGTGCAGCTGTACCTGCGGTGGGAACAGTCGTCCGTGCCGGTGCCCCgctggcagctggtggcttTCCGCCGTGTGGCCGTGCCGGCCGGCCAGGAGACCAAGCTGTTCTTCCAGGTGACAGCGGAGCAGCGTGCTGtctgggcacagggctggcacCTGGAGCCTGGTGCCTTCACCCTCTTTGCCGGTGGGCAGCAGCCGGGCCAGCAGACACGGGTGCCCTTGGAGGTGCTGAGCGCACGGTTCAGCGTCACCGGTGCAGCCCGGCCCCTGCGCAGGTGCTAG
- the LOC135997639 gene encoding xylan 1,4-beta-xylosidase-like isoform X1 yields the protein MPRRAGPGAAGPGLAGLRAAAVLLCAVLGPACPQPFPFRDPTLPWPRRLDDLLGRLSPAELVLQVARGGTMGNGPAPPIPRLGIGPYNWNTECLRGDAEAPGWATAFPQALGLAAAFSPELVYRVANATATEVRAKHNDFTAAGRYDDHTGLSCFSPVLNIMRHPLWGRNQETYGEDPFLSGELARSFVQGLQGQHPRYIKASAGCKHFSVHGGPENIPVSRLSFDAKVLEQDWRTTFLPQFQACVRAGSYSFMCSYNRINGVPACANKKLLTDILRGEWGFEGYVVSDEGALELIMLGHHYTRTFLETAVASMNAGCNLELSYGMRNNVFMHIPQALAMGNITLQMLRDRVRPLFYTRMRLGEFDPPAMNPYSTLDLSVVQSPEHRSLSLEAAVKSFVLLKNVRGTLPLRARDLRGQRLAVVGPFADNPRVLFGDYAPVPEPQYIYTPRRGLETLAANVSVAAGCREPQCQRYSRADVVGAAGAADVVVVCLGTGIDVETEGKDRSDLSLPGHQLELLQDAVQAAAGRPVILLLFNAGPLDVSWAQAHEGVGAILACFFPAQATGLAIARVLLGEAGANPAGRLPATWPAGMQQVPPMENYTMEGRTYRYYGQEAPLYPFGYGLSYTTFQYRDLVLSPPALPICANLSVSVVLQNTGQRHGEEVVQLYLRWEQSSVPVPRWQLVAFRRVAVPAGQETKLFFQVTAEQRAVWAQGWHLEPGAFTLFAGGQQPGQQTRVPLEVLSARFSVTGAARPLRRC from the exons ATGCCGCGCCGAGCcgggccgggagcggcgggaccggggctggcggggctccGGGCCGCCGCCGTGCTGCTGTGCGCGGTGCTGGGACCCGCCTGCCCGCAGCCCTTCCCGTTCCGGGACCCGACGCTGCCCTGGCCCCGCCGCCTGGACGACCTGCTGGGCCGGCTGAGCCCCGCCgagctggtgctgcag GTGGCGAGGGGGGGGACGATGGGGAacggccccgcgccccccatCCCGCGGCTGGGGATCGGGCCCTACAACTGGAACACCGAGTGCCTGCGGGGCGACGCGGAGGCTCCCGGCTGGGCCACGGCTTTTCCCCAGGCACTGGGGCTCGCCGCCGCCTTCAG CCCTGAGCTCGTTTACCGGGTGGCCAACGCCACCGCCACCGAGGTGCGAGCCAAGCACAACGACTTCACCGCCGCCGGCCGCTACGATGACCACACAGGGCTCAGCTGCTTCAGCCCCGTCCTGAACATCATGAGGCACCCGCTGTGGGGCAGGAACCAG GAGACGTACGGGGAGGACCCGTTCCTGAGCGGGGAGCTGGCCCGCAGCTTcgtgcaggggctgcagggccagcaccctcGCTACATCAAGGCCAGCGCCGGCTGCAAGCACTTCAGCGTGCATGGGGGCCCCGAGAACATCCCTGTCTCCAGGCTCAGCTTTGATGCCAAG gtgctggagcaggactgGCGCACAACCTTCCTGCCCCAGTTCCAGGCGTGCGTGCGCGCCGGCTCCTACAGCTTCATGTGCAGCTACAACAG GATCAACGGTGTTCCTGCCTGCGCCAACAAGAAGCTGCTGACGGACATCCTGCGCGGCGAGTGGGGGTTTGAGGGTTACGTGGTGAGCGACGAGGGGGCCCTGGAGCTCATCATGCTGGGGCACCACTACACGCGCACCTTCCTGGAGACGGCGGTCG CCTCCATGAATGCCGGCTGCAACCTGGAGCTCTCCTACGGCATGAGGAACAACGTCTTCATGCACATCCCCCAGGCTCTGGCCATGGGCAACATCACGCTGCAG ATGCTGCGCGACCGGGTCCGGCCCCTCTTCTACACACGGATGCGTCTGGGGGAGTTTGACCCCCCAGCTATGAACCCCTACAGCACCCTGGACCTGAGCGTTGTGCAGAGCCCCGAACATCGCAGCCTCTCACTGGAAGCTGCTGTCAAgagctttgtgctgctgaagAACGTGCGGGGGACGCTGCCTCTCCGGGCCCGAGACCTGCGCGGCCAGCGCCTCGCG GTGGTGGGTCCCTTCGCTGACAACCCCCGGGTGCTGTTTGGGGACTATGCGCCAGTGCCAGAGCCGCAGTACATCTACACTCCCCG gagggggcTGGAGACACTGGCAGCCAACGTCAGCGTGGCGGCGGGCTGCCGGGAGCCACAGTGCCAGCGGTACTCGCGGGCAGACGTggtgggggcggcgggggcagccGATGTGGTGGTggtctgcctggggacag GTATAGATGTGGAGACCGAGGGGAAGGACCGGAGCGACCTGTCCCTGCCAGGCcaccagctggagctgctgcaggatgcGGTGCAGGCAG CCGCCGGGCGCCCCgtcatcctgctgctgttcaaCGCGGGGCCCCTGGACGTGAGCTGGGCACAGGCGCACGAGGGCGTGGGGGCCATCCTGGCGTGCTTCTTCCCTGCGCAGGCCACCGGCCTCGCCATCgccagggtgctgctgggtgaggcAGGGGCCAACCCGGCTGGCAGGCTGCCGGCCACGTGGCCCGCGGGCATGCAGCAG GTGCCACCGATGGAGAACTACACCATGGAGGGGCGGACGTACCGGTACTATGGGCAGGAGGCCCCGCTGTACCCCTTTGGGTACGGGCTGTCCTACACCACCTTCCAGTACCGGGACCTGGTGCTGAGCCCCCCGGCGCTGCCCATCTGTGCCAACCTCTCCGTGTCCGTGGTGCTGCAGAACACGGGGCAGCGGCATGGCGAGGAG GTGGTGCAGCTGTACCTGCGGTGGGAACAGTCGTCCGTGCCGGTGCCCCgctggcagctggtggcttTCCGCCGTGTGGCCGTGCCGGCCGGCCAGGAGACCAAGCTGTTCTTCCAGGTGACAGCGGAGCAGCGTGCTGtctgggcacagggctggcacCTGGAGCCTGGTGCCTTCACCCTCTTTGCCGGTGGGCAGCAGCCGGGCCAGCAGACACGGGTGCCCTTGGAGGTGCTGAGCGCACGGTTCAGCGTCACCGGTGCAGCCCGGCCCCTGCGCAGGTGCTAG
- the TRAPPC3 gene encoding trafficking protein particle complex subunit 3: MSRQAGRGTESKKMNSELFTLTYGALVTQLCKDYENDEDVNKQLDKMGYNIGVRLIEDFLARSNVGRCHDFRETADVIAKIAFKMYLGITPSITNWSPGGDEFSLILENNPLVDFVELPDNHSSLIYSNLLCGVLRGALEMVQMAVDVKFVQDTLKGDSVTEIRMKFIRRIEDNLPAGEE; this comes from the exons ATGTCGCGCCAGGCCGGCCGCGGCACCGAGAGCAAGAAAATG AACTCGGAGCTCTTCACGCTGACGTACGGCGCGCTGGTCACCCAGCTGTGCAAGGACTACGAGAACGACGAGGATGTCAACAAGCAGCTTGACAAAAT GGGTTACAACATTGGCGTTCGCCTCATCGAAGACTTCCTGGCCCGGTCCAACGTGGGAAGATGCCATGATTTCCGTGAAACCGCGGATGTCATTGCAAAG ATAGCATTTAAAATGTACCTGGGCATCACTCCGAGCATCACCAATTGGAGTCCTGGAGGCGACGAGTTTTCCCTGATCCTGGAGAATAACCCCTTGGTGGACTTTGTTGAGCTCCCGGACAACCACTCGTCTCTCATCTATTCCAACCTGCTGTGTGGAGTGCTGCGAGGCGCCCTGGAAATG GTTCAGATGGCTGTCGATGTGAAATTTGTCCAGGACACGCTGAAGGGTGACAGCGTCACGGAAATCAGAATGAAGTTCATCAGGCGGATCGAGGACAATCTTCCCGCTGGTGAAGAGTGA